A single Theropithecus gelada isolate Dixy chromosome 7b, Tgel_1.0, whole genome shotgun sequence DNA region contains:
- the ZBTB42 gene encoding zinc finger and BTB domain-containing protein 42 gives MEFPEHGGRLLGRLRQQRELGFLCDCTVLVGDARFPAHRAVLAACSVYFHLFYRDRPAGSRDTVRLNCDIVTAPAFGRLLDFMYEGRLDLRSLPVEDVLAAASYLHMYDIVKVCKGRLQEKDRSLDPGNPDPGAEPGQPPCPWPVWTADLCPAARKAKLPPVGVKAALPPRASGPPPCQVPEESDQALDLSLKPGPRQERVHPPCILQTPLCSQVQPGAQPLVKDERDSLSEQEESSSSRSTHSPPKPPPVPAAKGLVVGLQPLPVSGEGSRELELDVGRLASEDELGPRGPLCICPLCSKLFPSSHVLQLHLSAHFRERDSTRARLSPEGAAPTCPLCGKTFSCTYTLKRHERTHSGEKPYTCVQCGKSFQYSHNLSRHTVVHTREKPHACRWCDRRFTQSGDLYRHVRKFHCGLVKSLLV, from the coding sequence ATGGAGTTCCCTGAGCACGGCGGACGGCTGCTGGGCCGCCTGAGGCAGCAGCGCGAGCTGGGCTTCCTATGCGACTGCACCGTGCTGGTGGGCGACGCGCGCTTCCCAGCCCACCGTGCAGTGCTGGCCGCGTGCAGCGTCTACTTCCATCTCTTCTACAGGGACCGGCCCGCGGGCAGTCGCGACACGGTGCGGCTCAATTGCGACATCGTCACGGCGCCCGCCTTCGGCCGCCTGCTGGACTTCATGTACGAGGGCCGCCTGGACCTGCGCAGCCTGCCTGTCGAGGACGTCCTGGCGGCCGCAAGCTACCTGCACATGTATGACATCGTCAAGGTCTGCAAGGGCAGGCTCCAGGAGAAGGACCGAAGTCTGGACCCAGGGAACCCTGACCCAGGGGCAGAACCTGGTCAGCCACCGTGCCCTTGGCCTGTCTGGACCGCGGACCTCTGCCCAGCTGCCCGAAAGGCCAAGCTCCCCCCGGTTGGGGTCAAGGCTGCCCTCCCTCCTCGAGCATCTGGGCCTCCTCCCTGCCAGGTCCCAGAAGAGTCAGACCAGGCCCTGGACCTGTCGCTGAAGCCTGGCCCAAGGCAGGAGCGGGTCCACCCACCGTGCATCCTCCAGACACCCCTCTGCAGCCAGGTGCAACCAGGGGCCCAGCCACTGGTGAAGGATGAGCGGGACTCACTGTCCGAACAGGAGGAGAGCAGCAGCTCTAGGAGCACCCACAGCCCCCCGAAGCCACCTCCTGTTCCTGCAGCCAAGGGCCTGGTGGTGGGCTTGCAGCCGCTGCCTGTCAGCGGAGAGGGCAGCCGGGAGCTGGAGCTGGATGTAGGACGACTGGCGAGTGAGGACGAGCTGGGGCCTCGTGGGCCCCTCTGCATCTGCCCGTTGTGCAGCAAGCTGTTTCCCAGCTCCCACGTGCTGCAGCTGCACCTCAGCGCCCACTTCCGTGAGCGAGACAGCACCCGGGCCCGGCTCTCCCCTGAGGGCGCGGCACCCACCTGCCCGCTCTGCGGGAAGACCTTCTCGTGCACATACACACTGAAGAGGCATGAACGGACACACTCGGGTGAGAAGCCGTATACATGTGTGCAGTGTGGCAAAAGTTTTCAGTACTCCCACAACCTGAGCCGGCACACCGTGGTGCACACTCGAGAGAAGCCGCATGCCTGCCGGTGGTGTGACCGCCGGTTCACGCAGTCTGGGGACCTCTACCGCCATGTCCGCAAGTTTCACTGTGGCCTCGTCAAGTCCCTTCTGGTGTGA